From Candidatus Zixiibacteriota bacterium, one genomic window encodes:
- a CDS encoding insulinase family protein, whose protein sequence is MLAIVIVSTVGATESYRLDNGMKVILKETHASPMVSSLIFVKSGSKYETRYENGITHFLEHLLFNGTANLSREELDVSIADLGGYINAFTRQELTAFLVLLPQQYIDYGLTIQADMLFNSIIPEGELAKERKVVIEEIKRSYDSPDAPVEDFFTNYAYAGTPYEHPVLGYAEFIENIPRAAIVDYWKSHYIPSNMTLLVIGDFKSSDMKKTVATIFGNLENPPTELETPTHRDLAEHGAAYSSLKGAQVFDTVANVTSTHINFSIAAPLHSDSDYTAFDLLAEYLGTEESSPLAEALTSGDNPPVTELSVGLVPYEEFSRLEISAATDDPERADTIVSLVLEQLASLSVHEANPTTLEGIKTSIRCHDLYNSAKLHYYGFMIAPYLMSAGWDYVLTRAERISEVEWTQCRQTAEKWLRTPDFVATIVRPTDEKDGDSYRPMSMSAEEVIAHFDTATFPEYDLLTGHEIEFPQLSLTSHELSDPAVYHREKLPNGLTLIVKSLPGNEVFGMNVIGKRRTANEGDRQAGITDFVNRCLEKGTKNRDARQLSDDLALIGANVTLYDNPWIPYDDRYTTRRFSFMKYETIDEYAQEGLQLFSEMAFHPAFDSSEVEKIRRSMIGVLARKTGNPRNVARGLFFESLFDGERFARPVMGSPETVGSITTTDLRLHHARFYSPENVIVAIVSGHPVDSVTEWAKKVLGVRPAMGILIAVPDPFKERTDSATVHVDMDKEQIAIYLGGPLPGASDEEAIALTIGSYILSDRLYRNLRERQGLAYSVGSSVAFDRSFGWFYCSMATSAENYQQALDGITFEIEKLQIDGPTPSELRRAKNRIWGRLMSAKLSAINQAYYLAVNDYLGRPLDYDQKLLEGLSEVSADQIRRVASRHFRTTGNILTTAGRKP, encoded by the coding sequence GTGTTGGCAATCGTTATCGTTTCGACAGTCGGTGCCACCGAAAGCTATCGACTGGACAACGGAATGAAGGTGATTCTCAAAGAGACCCACGCCTCGCCGATGGTGTCCAGTCTTATATTTGTCAAGTCCGGGAGCAAATATGAGACCCGCTACGAAAACGGTATCACACATTTTCTGGAGCATTTGCTATTCAACGGGACGGCCAACCTGTCACGAGAGGAATTGGATGTATCAATTGCCGATCTGGGCGGTTATATAAATGCCTTTACACGTCAGGAACTAACTGCCTTTCTGGTCTTGCTCCCCCAACAGTATATCGACTATGGCCTTACGATCCAGGCTGATATGCTCTTCAACTCCATAATCCCGGAAGGGGAGCTGGCAAAAGAGCGCAAGGTTGTTATCGAGGAGATCAAGCGTTCGTATGATTCCCCTGATGCTCCGGTGGAAGATTTCTTTACCAACTATGCCTATGCTGGAACACCTTATGAACACCCAGTGCTGGGCTATGCCGAATTTATCGAGAATATTCCGAGAGCGGCCATAGTCGACTATTGGAAGTCACACTATATCCCGAGCAACATGACCTTGCTGGTAATTGGGGATTTCAAATCCTCGGATATGAAAAAGACGGTTGCGACGATCTTCGGGAATCTGGAAAATCCACCCACAGAGTTAGAAACTCCCACTCACCGCGACCTGGCTGAACACGGTGCAGCATACAGCTCTCTAAAGGGAGCGCAGGTTTTCGACACGGTGGCCAACGTGACCTCAACACATATCAATTTTTCCATTGCCGCCCCGTTACACAGTGATTCTGACTATACAGCTTTTGATCTGCTTGCGGAGTATCTCGGAACCGAGGAGAGCTCCCCGCTTGCTGAAGCCCTCACCTCCGGGGACAATCCACCGGTCACGGAGTTGTCGGTTGGCCTTGTGCCCTACGAGGAATTCTCCCGGCTGGAAATTTCGGCTGCTACTGATGATCCTGAGCGGGCTGATACGATTGTGTCGTTGGTGCTGGAACAGTTGGCATCACTCTCTGTCCACGAGGCCAATCCGACTACATTGGAGGGGATCAAAACCTCAATCCGGTGTCATGATCTCTACAATTCGGCCAAGTTGCATTATTACGGTTTCATGATCGCGCCGTACTTGATGTCGGCTGGTTGGGACTATGTGCTCACCCGAGCAGAGCGTATCTCTGAGGTCGAGTGGACGCAATGTCGCCAGACCGCCGAAAAATGGCTGCGGACTCCGGATTTTGTCGCCACCATAGTCAGACCAACCGACGAGAAAGATGGAGATTCCTATCGTCCGATGAGCATGTCGGCTGAGGAAGTGATTGCACATTTTGATACAGCCACATTTCCAGAGTACGATCTGCTTACGGGGCATGAGATTGAGTTTCCGCAGTTGAGTCTCACCAGCCATGAGTTGAGCGACCCGGCTGTCTATCATCGGGAGAAATTGCCCAATGGTTTGACATTGATTGTCAAATCACTGCCTGGCAATGAAGTATTCGGAATGAATGTAATCGGAAAAAGACGGACGGCCAACGAAGGGGACCGACAGGCGGGCATCACTGACTTTGTTAATCGTTGTCTGGAGAAAGGCACTAAGAACCGGGACGCCCGACAGTTGTCTGATGATCTCGCCTTGATAGGAGCCAATGTCACCCTGTATGATAATCCGTGGATTCCGTATGATGATCGTTATACTACACGCCGTTTTTCATTCATGAAATATGAGACAATTGACGAGTATGCTCAAGAAGGTCTACAGCTTTTCAGCGAGATGGCTTTCCATCCGGCGTTTGATTCCTCCGAGGTGGAGAAAATCCGGCGGTCGATGATCGGAGTCCTGGCAAGGAAAACCGGTAATCCACGAAATGTTGCACGGGGGTTGTTCTTTGAGTCTTTATTCGATGGCGAGCGATTCGCGCGACCGGTTATGGGGTCCCCTGAGACTGTCGGATCGATTACTACGACCGACCTTCGCCTTCATCACGCCCGGTTCTATTCGCCGGAAAATGTGATAGTGGCTATAGTTAGCGGTCATCCGGTGGATAGTGTAACCGAGTGGGCGAAAAAGGTACTGGGGGTTCGGCCAGCTATGGGAATTTTGATTGCAGTCCCGGATCCCTTCAAGGAAAGGACTGATTCCGCAACTGTACATGTGGACATGGACAAAGAACAAATCGCTATCTACCTGGGTGGCCCATTACCGGGTGCAAGTGACGAAGAAGCGATAGCCCTTACGATTGGCTCCTACATTCTCTCCGACCGCCTCTATCGCAATTTGCGCGAACGGCAGGGTTTGGCGTATTCGGTAGGTTCGTCGGTTGCCTTCGACCGTAGTTTCGGCTGGTTCTATTGTTCGATGGCAACCTCGGCCGAGAACTATCAACAGGCACTTGATGGTATCACCTTTGAGATTGAGAAACTACAGATCGACGGTCCCACTCCGAGTGAATTACGGCGAGCGAAGAACCGTATCTGGGGGCGTCTTATGAGCGCCAAGTTGTCTGCGATAAATCAAGCCTACTACCTTGCTGTGAATGACTACCTGGGCCGGCCATTGGATTACGATCAGAAGTTGCTGGAAGGGTTGAGCGAAGTATCGGCCGATCAGATAAGGCGGGTGGCTTCACGCCATTTCCGAACAACTGGTAATATACTGACTACAGCGGGTCGAAAACCCTAG
- a CDS encoding Na/Pi symporter — MAESVQPIITESDRSSSLPVVILKLLALFGLVYLFILSIVLLGGTFKLFGKEFAEAMFHATSNPIVALMIGVLATAIIQSSSTTTSIVVGLVASGVLSVEASIPMVMGANIGTSVTNIIVSMGSISRRDEFRRAFCGSMLHDFFNVCSVVVLLPLQIYFNLIGRTAEIIEGVFAGFGGMTFASPLAAITKPVAKAIIHMTGDSAWLSAFIAFAFLFIGLRYIVKLLKSMVLSRVERFFQRYIFRTPILSFILGAIVTAMVQSSSITTSIIVPLIGAGVLRIDQIYPYLLGANVGTTITAFLASFATGSHHAISVAFAHLVFNIYGIAIFWPLKRIPIWLAEKMAELTQKSKAVPILYIVVVFFILPGVILLVAD, encoded by the coding sequence ATGGCTGAATCAGTCCAGCCCATCATTACCGAAAGCGATCGTTCGTCGTCGTTGCCGGTTGTGATTCTCAAGCTTCTGGCCCTGTTCGGGCTGGTGTATCTGTTTATTTTGTCTATTGTCCTGTTGGGGGGAACATTCAAGCTATTCGGCAAAGAGTTCGCCGAGGCGATGTTCCATGCCACCTCGAATCCGATTGTAGCGCTGATGATTGGCGTGCTGGCCACAGCTATCATTCAATCATCATCGACGACTACATCCATTGTTGTCGGTTTGGTAGCTTCGGGAGTGCTGTCGGTTGAGGCGTCGATTCCAATGGTAATGGGGGCCAATATCGGTACCTCCGTAACTAATATCATAGTCTCGATGGGTAGTATCTCGCGGCGAGATGAATTCCGGAGGGCATTCTGTGGTTCGATGCTCCACGATTTTTTCAATGTGTGCTCGGTTGTGGTTCTCCTGCCACTACAGATATATTTCAATCTGATTGGTAGAACGGCAGAGATTATCGAGGGTGTTTTCGCCGGATTTGGCGGGATGACCTTCGCTTCTCCGCTTGCCGCTATAACCAAACCGGTAGCCAAAGCCATTATCCACATGACCGGTGACTCAGCGTGGTTATCTGCCTTTATTGCCTTTGCTTTTCTTTTTATCGGGTTGCGTTATATTGTGAAGCTCTTGAAATCGATGGTGTTGAGTCGTGTGGAGCGTTTTTTTCAGAGATATATTTTCCGTACACCTATTCTGAGTTTCATCCTGGGTGCAATCGTAACAGCTATGGTGCAGTCGTCATCAATTACTACCTCCATCATTGTGCCTCTTATCGGTGCGGGTGTGTTGCGTATTGATCAAATATACCCCTACTTGTTGGGGGCCAATGTGGGCACCACTATTACGGCCTTTTTAGCGTCATTTGCGACCGGTTCGCACCACGCTATCAGCGTTGCATTTGCTCATCTTGTTTTCAACATCTACGGGATAGCTATCTTCTGGCCCCTGAAACGCATTCCGATTTGGCTGGCTGAGAAAATGGCGGAACTAACTCAGAAATCGAAGGCAGTTCCGATATTGTATATAGTGGTGGTGTTCTTTATTTTACCTGGTGTGATTCTGCTCGTGGCAGATTAA
- a CDS encoding sigma-70 family RNA polymerase sigma factor, with translation MPTPEANNSIQRITFETEALPHMDALHRTALRMTKNPADADDLVQEAYVKAYRFWNKFKTGTNCRAWLFRIMTNIFINEYRSKSRSPVSINVDEIDDSFLYGQLSAGRQVENPEEEFLAKILDNDARKAIEDLPEDFRLVVGLSFIEEFSYQEIADIMDLQLGTVKSRLHRGRKLLQKVLYEYAIKNGYIRKTAK, from the coding sequence ATGCCAACTCCAGAAGCTAACAATTCAATCCAGCGGATCACCTTTGAGACTGAGGCTCTGCCCCACATGGACGCGCTTCATCGCACTGCTCTCCGGATGACCAAGAATCCAGCCGATGCCGACGATCTGGTTCAGGAAGCCTACGTAAAAGCCTATCGCTTCTGGAATAAATTTAAGACGGGCACAAATTGCCGGGCTTGGTTGTTTAGAATAATGACCAATATATTCATCAACGAGTATCGCTCGAAGTCGCGTTCGCCGGTTTCGATCAATGTTGATGAAATTGACGACAGTTTTCTCTATGGTCAACTGTCGGCTGGCCGACAGGTTGAGAATCCAGAGGAAGAATTCCTGGCCAAGATTCTCGACAATGACGCCAGGAAGGCAATTGAAGACCTGCCGGAAGATTTCCGGTTGGTTGTTGGCTTATCATTTATCGAAGAATTCTCGTATCAGGAGATCGCTGACATTATGGATTTACAACTGGGTACGGTAAAGAGCAGGCTACACCGCGGCCGAAAACTGCTGCAGAAAGTCTTATATGAGTATGCAATCAAGAACGGTTACATCAGGAAGACTGCGAAATGA
- a CDS encoding zf-HC2 domain-containing protein, whose amino-acid sequence MNCEEALHLLYDIIDQEASVIDTEQVKAHFKKCRDCGDLYKLESSFHKFISMKLQATEPSAKLEVLKARIITNLDEIDCSDFHSGTDD is encoded by the coding sequence ATGAACTGCGAGGAAGCCCTTCATCTGCTTTATGATATTATTGATCAGGAAGCCTCTGTGATTGATACCGAACAAGTGAAGGCTCATTTTAAGAAGTGCCGTGACTGCGGCGACCTTTACAAACTTGAGTCATCCTTCCACAAATTCATTTCTATGAAGCTCCAGGCTACTGAGCCGTCCGCCAAACTAGAGGTTCTCAAAGCGAGGATTATCACCAATCTGGACGAGATAGACTGCAGCGATTTTCACTCAGGAACTGATGACTGA
- a CDS encoding DUF4388 domain-containing protein: MSSCNLRLDQILVREGLVSEDQIKEALMRQKAHGGKVGSQLLYHRYIDEAALVKALTLQFECRGVLLSDIEINSEVLKFIPKRVVIARKVIPFDYDPQRNVLKVACEEPNDEGLVGELNFVASGKEIELYIAAELALNTAIARFYLGRDVSLDDNLLLEIPDAATDTGEIPDATDAVREEMSAGSRGDVLLVTDEEYSAQMLKSIIERSNYRIIITDSADDAIDRLSEGRFHTVLIKDTVPGDYIDLIDRLRKYSPQTIVRYYESAAGLILRGDPMTEQEDMAVRSLELLTSLLSIGNRSALNHGAAVGQYANRLCQQLGLPIKERLQVTTAAYLHDLAKYYHSPASSDDPRSVIDLTVKLLESVNYPPVVVEMLRSMYVDLGGKYTKRLPIEILGGNILTIVDLFCENVAVDERLSLDKFDAIKKKFRDLTGKLFLGEVVDALVTMIQEQILTQQTLDTSSQVMIISSEAGRSYPLELRLKREGFHVLSASSLDSSGSMFQRRQPDILVLAIPGTQDKVTSHIESLSEYGINVEDVPTFVLADDDVTPHLTNLLEQGIEDVLAIDVGPDLLVAKMQKIHASLEDRRRKVETLPSQTTGTIGRLADMNLVDLLQALGPSRKTAKVSVSPNIAEEGELTIYLNNGVICYARYLDKLGAEAIYEAIGWTDGTWVVGPVSHRNLPEPNNTLSTESILLEGCRLMDEKAKSGQLL, from the coding sequence ATGAGTTCATGCAACCTACGACTTGACCAGATATTAGTCCGGGAAGGGCTTGTCTCGGAAGATCAGATCAAAGAAGCTCTAATGCGTCAGAAAGCCCACGGCGGAAAAGTGGGATCGCAGCTTCTGTATCATCGCTACATTGATGAAGCCGCACTTGTTAAGGCCCTTACACTCCAGTTTGAATGTCGTGGCGTGCTCCTATCAGACATAGAGATCAACTCCGAAGTTTTGAAGTTCATCCCGAAAAGAGTGGTGATAGCTCGCAAGGTTATCCCATTTGACTATGATCCGCAACGCAACGTCCTGAAAGTCGCTTGCGAGGAACCTAATGACGAAGGATTAGTTGGCGAACTCAATTTCGTGGCCAGCGGCAAAGAGATCGAGCTCTATATTGCTGCGGAACTTGCTCTCAATACTGCCATCGCCCGTTTCTATCTCGGACGTGATGTTTCCCTTGATGACAACCTGCTTCTGGAAATCCCCGACGCTGCTACCGACACGGGTGAGATACCTGACGCAACTGACGCAGTGCGAGAGGAAATGTCGGCCGGCAGCCGCGGCGATGTATTGCTCGTCACTGATGAAGAATACTCAGCCCAGATGTTGAAATCGATAATCGAGCGCAGCAACTATCGTATCATCATTACCGACTCGGCCGATGATGCCATCGACAGATTGAGTGAAGGTCGTTTCCACACAGTATTGATCAAAGATACCGTGCCCGGAGATTATATCGATCTGATCGACCGCCTAAGGAAATATTCTCCGCAAACCATTGTACGCTACTACGAGTCCGCCGCCGGGTTGATCCTTAGGGGCGACCCGATGACCGAGCAGGAAGATATGGCGGTACGCAGTCTGGAGTTGCTGACCTCGCTTCTTTCCATCGGGAATCGATCAGCTCTTAATCACGGTGCCGCCGTTGGGCAATACGCCAATCGGCTATGTCAGCAGTTGGGCTTGCCTATTAAAGAGAGGCTACAAGTCACCACTGCCGCATACCTGCACGACCTGGCGAAGTACTACCATTCACCCGCCTCGTCGGATGATCCACGATCAGTCATAGACCTGACCGTCAAACTCCTCGAATCGGTGAACTATCCTCCGGTGGTGGTGGAGATGCTACGATCCATGTATGTCGACCTCGGAGGCAAATACACCAAACGGCTACCAATTGAAATACTGGGCGGCAATATCCTTACTATCGTAGATCTGTTCTGTGAGAACGTTGCTGTCGATGAGCGCCTTAGTCTGGACAAGTTCGACGCCATCAAGAAGAAGTTTCGGGACCTCACCGGGAAGCTGTTCCTGGGAGAAGTAGTCGATGCTCTGGTGACTATGATTCAGGAGCAAATACTCACCCAGCAGACGCTCGACACTTCCAGCCAGGTGATGATAATTTCCAGCGAAGCTGGCCGTTCGTATCCTCTCGAACTCCGCCTCAAACGCGAAGGATTCCACGTGCTGAGCGCATCGTCGCTTGACTCGTCGGGTAGTATGTTCCAACGTCGCCAGCCCGATATCCTGGTTTTGGCAATACCGGGGACTCAGGACAAAGTCACGAGCCATATTGAATCATTATCGGAATACGGAATTAATGTTGAAGATGTCCCCACCTTTGTCCTGGCCGATGACGACGTCACTCCCCACCTGACCAACCTCTTGGAGCAGGGTATCGAGGATGTCCTGGCCATTGATGTGGGTCCGGATCTGCTGGTCGCTAAAATGCAAAAAATCCATGCAAGCCTCGAGGATCGACGACGGAAAGTAGAAACGCTGCCGAGCCAAACCACTGGTACTATTGGACGACTGGCTGACATGAATCTGGTTGACCTTTTACAAGCTCTCGGCCCCAGCCGTAAGACCGCCAAAGTCAGCGTGTCTCCAAATATCGCTGAAGAAGGAGAGCTGACCATTTACCTGAATAATGGGGTCATCTGCTATGCTCGCTACCTGGATAAACTCGGGGCTGAGGCCATCTATGAAGCGATAGGATGGACCGACGGTACCTGGGTTGTTGGGCCTGTGTCTCACCGCAACTTGCCCGAGCCCAACAATACCTTGTCGACTGAATCTATCCTGCTGGAAGGTTGTCGTCTAATGGATGAAAAGGCCAAATCCGGTCAATTGCTTTGA